The genomic DNA CAAAAGTCCACAAGATTGCCTTAGCATCAAGTAGTTTAGTTTTAGGGACGTCCATTTCTCCTGATGAAGTGTCCTGGGCTGGTTCTGTCTTCTTTTCCGTGTCCGAGTCATTTTTCGGTCCTGGATCAACGTGCGACATTGTGGTCTGTTGGTTTGTACGCAATTTTTTTCCAAAGTCGAGGTAAGATTACAAAACGATCGCGCGCAGCGATTTGCAACTCAATTTCAACATATGCTGTGATTTAAAGTCGAGCGTTTTATTCGCGCATGGACTTCAGGGAGAGACTGCAGATGACTCGGACGTGCTCTATCACTGTGGATCAATAAGTCAATTCGAGAAAGCGAAAATGACCACCTCGCCGCTTTTACCCTTCTGGCATGACGGTGTTTTTCCTTCTTGCAGTGTCTCTGTCTGAAAACCCTGAAGTGTGGCCTGCACCGTTATTTAGGCGGATCCACGCCCACAGAAAAACGACGCAGTTGAGTAAAAAGGGGCGAAAACTTTGTTGGAAGCTGCAGCAGGCAATTTCTTCCTTTAAAGCTTCTAGCTTTACATCTCATGAGTCAGCTCTGACTAGACAAAATCTGATTTAAAGTACATGTAAAGCAATTCTGACAAGTTCTAGTGACTAAATACATCATAATGGAATGAAAATAGATTTATTCATGTTTGACTAGTCAAATCTAATACAAGGTACCTGggatatatatattcatgatgtaTTAATTTGCATATAAGATGTCTAATGAAGTAAGTTATATTTTATGGTTTATGTATCTAATTACATTTTGGCTAGTTAGAATCATTTGCCTAAAAACAAATCCTAAAGAAACTCTAATTAATAATCTATCATATTAGTAAAACCTTTCCTAATGAATCAAACAAGTCAGTTGGGACTAGACAAAAATAAGATATCTGCAATGCATATCTGTCTAGTGATAGTTTACGTTTAAGATATCTATAATGCAGTTTTGACTAGTCATTATTACAGGAGAACATATCTAATGCAGTTTTggctaatttaaaaatataaagttataaacagaaaataaaagagaCTGTCAGTTTATCTGATAGGATTCTTTGTTCATCCAATTGTGCATTAGCTATAGTCAtgattgcaaactattttctaaaAGTTTCAACTATATAACATATTTATAAAGTTATTactctttaaaatgaaatgttactAGTCAAAACTGGCTAGTAATGACAGTAAaacagacagtaaaagaatgctgAAAATAAAGATGCTCTGATACAAGCTGTTCGAAATCTGTATTCATGGGAAAGTCAGTCACATGAAATTTTCATATAATGGCTGCCAATATAGACCCTATCTAGTTCGTGTGTTCCAGAGCTTCCAGATGTGCTTGTGTCCTGCAGGCCTAACACTGGTGGATTATCAGATTAAAGAAAGAACAGAGCTTGAGATCTGATCAAAATGCATTTTCATGCTGGTACGTTTTTGCATGATAACTCTAATAGTTAATCCCTCTGTCTTTAATCAGAGAGAGTCTAAAGTTTTCCAAACCTTATATATTTGcttaaaaacatcacaagcaaACACTAAAAGATGACCGTTCACTTATGAGAACTGATTATGAGCAATATAGTGATTTCCAGATGTTTCCAGACACCagatagggaagtcgtggcctaatggttagagagtttgactcctactCCAAGGGTTGTGtgttcaagtctcgggccagcaataccatgactgttcccttgagcaagccactgaacccccaactgctccctgggtgccgcagcataaatggctgcccactcctctgtgtgtgtgttcatggtttgtgtgtgttcactgctgtgtgtgtgtgtgaactttggatgggtttaatggagagcacgaattctgagtatgagtcaccatacttggctgtatgtcacatcacttattagactaaacattataaaatgttgtGAATTTCCTATCTAACTTTTCCATAAAACTGTCTACTCTATTTTAATTGGGCATTAGGAAAATAGTTTTAAACATAAGAAGTGAAACGGTGATCTAGTTACATCCATATCTGTCTGTGTTGATCTAATCGTAAGTGAATATGCCTGAGAAGGCAAACAACGCACATTGTGCTCAACAGAACATGAGAAAGTGATTAAACTTAGAAAAGAAGTTTGGtttgataaatataatttttaaaacatttcataaaGATACTCACCAAAGATGAAACATTATTGCCAATGTTTAGGCAGAAAAATGCAGTTATTTAGTTTCCATATGAAAGAaagaatattttttatgaaaatttttTATGCCCACATATGATTTGTTGTGTGAGAAACAACACAAGAATTAATAATGGTGCTTAATGGGTTAGATTCATTAATTTTGTGCAATGGACCGATAATCAGTTCACACAAAAGCAATACACAAAACAAACTATTCAAAAAGGAGTCAAACTAAAACTGACAGCTAACAAGTCAATTCCCAATCTTGTAGTGATTAGCTGAATAGTTACATCtttcaaaatgtttataaatgtccACAATCTTTCTTTCGGCTCTCTTAAAGGCAATCATCCGCTAAAGCATGGCAAGAAAACTGAAATATGTTTCATATATATTCACAAGAAAAGatctgtatttttgtattcatgAGTTCCTTCAGTCAAAACAGACCCTCCACTTGAGAAGCTTACAGTGTTATTGGTAAGTTAAACAAAAGGGTGTTAGGAGACTTAATGAAAATAACTCTTCATACTAATGAGGCAAGGTTGTGATCCTCATACTCTGACTGGCGATGGGATACGACACCATTGGGGTGGTTGCATGGCTCATTGTGATGCCCGGCAGCGGTTGTGCCATCGACACAGCGACCGGTGCTACCGAAACTGCAACAGGAGCCATGGAAACAGGTGGAGCCATTCCCTGGGCGATAGTCTGAGCGAGGGCGGCAGAGATGGAGTCGGGGTTCAGATGCGGAGGGGGTGCGGTAGGGGGCGCTGTATTGGCTGGAGGAGCAGTCGGTGCTCCAGACGGGGCCACCAGATCCTGTTGTGTGACGGGACGGGGCTGCAGACCAGCACTGCTCAGAGTGGTGTGTGTCTGAGCGATGCCATGGTTGTAGGAGCTGACAGAACCCACAGGGGGTACCAGACTCTGCTCAGACGGTGCTGGGGTGGAGGACAGTGTCATCACTTTAGCTTGGCTCCGGAACCGAGCGTTCTGCTCCAGGAGCACCTCGTTGGTGGCTATGAGATTTGACACCTGGAGAAAAACAGGAAGGTGTGAGTTTTGAGAATTTAACTTGAAACCTCACGCCAAAGTCATGGGATgctacacttaaaaaaatattctgtcaCAAGTACAATTTGTagattatttgcatgttttgtttgCAGGATTTATAATGCAAAGAATGGGTCTCAATTGCAAAGATTCTAAAAGATTTATAATAGAAAGAGGTCAGCAAAGATatactctgtcatcatttattcatgctCAAATCATTCAAAAGCTGATTTGGTaggcatgaaaaaaaaaggtaggcatGCATTCTACATCGGTATTATAAATCATTGCAAATGTACCTGCTATCACTCATCAAAAAAGATTGAAGCTAAATCCTTAGTTCATGTAAATGTAATCTTTtgtaatcaaaacaaaacattttgtaaTCTGAAAATGATTATGTTATGAACCCTTAATTCACTCGTAGCATTTAAAACtacttatatttgttttatttttaggttattCTTACACTGAAGAAAGGAAGGTTTGGAACAacgagagtgagtgaatgagtacATTTAACTCCTGTTCACCTGTTTCTTAAGCTCCTCTACTCTTTTCCTCAGCAGGGCGTTCTCCTCTTCCAGTAAACGGTACTCTAACGGTCGGGTCGACAGGGTGGTCTGAAGCCCCAGGTCATAATGTCCACCAGTGGTCCCATCAGTCAATCGCAGCCCCTCCAAACGCCGTCTCTTGAACTGGAGGGCCGTGTGGTCGACAGGTGCCTCCACCGGCCCTGCTTCAAACATACCATTCTCAAACAGAGGGTCATAGACAGAGCAAGGGCCCCTGTCATAGCGCCGATGACCCGCCGTTGCCATTGACATGCAGCCGCTCAATGAGCCCCCTCCTCCACCAGACATGACCTGCTCTCTGCAGCCGCCCATGTTGGGACATCCCATTCCCATGTAGTTACCCACACCGCCGCCAACGAGGCCAGACATCCCGCCACAGGCACCGGCAACACCTCCTGCTCCACCGCCGCCAGCGGTCACCATCCCACTGACGCCCCCAGTGACGCCCATCATACACCCGACTCCAACCCGTGGCGGGGCTTCATACTCATAATCCTTCCTGACGTGCCGGAATTTGCACTTATTCCCCCGTTGGCACTCTCCTTTCAGGTAGTCCCTGCAAATAGGCACCTCTCCACGGCTCAACGGGAGGTCGGTCGGGGACAATCCCAACCCGGCTGCCACCTTCCCCCTGAGCCGAAGCGGAAGCTCTCCAGTTTTCTTATAATAGTCCTCGTCTTCCTTCGAGCCATGCACGAATCTGCAGTTGGTGCGCACGCACTCTTTGTTCTGATGGTCGTGGCAGAAGATGAACTCGTTCTTCTGCACGCCCAAATCTGGAACCTCGTTGAAGTCTGGATGCCGGAAGCGGCAGCGTTTGCCGCGCTTGCACACGTTACGCAAAAAATCCCGGCAAACACCATCCAGTGCCAAATCGGAGCCAAACGCACCGTTTCCTAATGCCCCGCCACCTCCCATGGCCCCGGGACCACCGTTACCCCCCACTGAGCCACCAACTCCTGTCACTCTACCCTCTCCACCCGTCCCAGACCCTCCCTCGTCCCCGACCCCAGTGCCCACCCCTGTCCCGCCACCACCTGCCAGGTAGGAGCTATCCCGGTCAGGCATGGCGCTCGGCCCAGCGGGAATAGAACACTGCGCTCATGTGGGAGACGGAGAGATGGAGGACGTATGAGTGTTCAGAGGTATAGTGCAAAGAGGAGAAGAGCTCAGACTGACAAATGCAGATCACAGATCCACCCGGGCGCCTGtgaatataataacaacaaatataaatatatattataatatatcattatataactGCATAGCTAATAAACTATTTCTATATCTATTATTACTACTTGTTTGCAttaaatataaagcagcaaaactgttttattaataagaagaaatgtattTCTAAAAAAGGTTATAAGTATCTTGGCATTCTCCTCACCCCTgatttcaataatttatttgaagCAAATTACTCACCTTTAGTTCAAAAAGTTCAAAAAGATTTAGAAAAGTGGACCCCTCTGCCAATTTCTCTTCTTGGGAGAGTTAACGTCATAAAAATGAACATACTTCCTCGACTTAACTATCTTTTTCAAAATCTCCCATGCTATTTAGCTACATcgttttttaaaactttgaattCTTACATATCTCGTTATATCTGGAATAATAAGCAGCAGAGAGTTGGTCTTTCTAAACTTTGTAAACCAAAGGACCTTGGGGGTCTCTCCTTACCCAATTTTCAGCTTTATTATTGGGCTGCTCAACTCAAAATGATAACAAGCTGGGTTATGAATAGGCAGGATGCTATGTGAATTGATTTTGAATCTTTATTTTGCCATCCAAGAAGATTAGATTCCCTGtggtttattaataatataactcAGATATACTCTCTTAATGATAATGTGGTTGTCTATAATACATTATTGGTTTGGAATGAtgtgaaaaaacatttgaatatccCCCAAACTATATCCATACACTCCCCTCTGGCTTTGAACCCAGACATTCCCATTCAGATTAGGATCATTGGATTGCTGGATTGGAGTTTTAAAGGATTGTCTGACTTTTCAGGAATGTTTACCTCTGAAACTTTGAGATCATTTGAACAAATTAGAGAAGAGTTCGATATTCCCTCCGAAGACGTTTTCAAATATCTTCAAATTCGGCATTTTATAGAGtctcttttaaaacaaaatagaTTCCGATTTAAATTATCGGAATTTGAAGAAACCATACTATCAGTTAAATAGTTCAAAGGacttatttcaaaattttatgcCTTATTAACTCATTCTGATTCTTCAGTGTATGATTGTTTGAAACCACTATGGGAACAGGACCTAGGAGTTCTGTTTAATTCTGAAAATTGGACCAAGATCTGCGATGGTATCTTTCCAAAATGTACCTCAATTTCCATACATGAACAAAATTTCAAATTTTTCCACAGAATTTATTTTACACCTGTTCGACTGCATAAAATGTTCCCAGGTTGTTCCGACCTCTGTTTTAAATGCAAAGCTTGTAAGGGCACATTCTTTCAAGTATTTTGGTCTTGTGTTCACATCCAATCATTTTGGAGAGGGGTCCACTCTGCAATCCAGGAGATAACagggaaatgttttattttatccccCTCACTTTTTTTGTTGAATGACATTCCTAAAGACCTTTTTGACTCGAACCTCAAATCTCTGTTTACTACCCTCATATTTCTGGCTAAGAAATGTATATTACTAAAATGGTCTACATCTCAGATCCCTACAATTTCCATGTGGATTTCTCAGCTGTCAACCTTTCTTCCTTTGGAGAAATTAATTTATGACCTCAACCACAAACAGGACAAATTCAGGAAACTTTGGGAACCTCTCCAATCCTTCCTACACAATCTTCTGTtttgatttattatgttttttgttaacAGATAcacttgtacattttatttaacttgCAGCACttggggtttgtttgtttgtctgtttgtttgattgtttctgtctcggttgtttgtattatttgaaaatccctaataaaaaaaataagaataaatgtttcttgttatgtgacactgaagactggagtaatgatgctgaaaattcagctgcgcatcataggaataaatttatatttataatatatttaaatagacagGCAGAtaattaaatacacattttaaataaaatacaaaagaaaattgttgtattctgaatttaaaaatatttatttcaattctactttttattatttaatatatttttagctttattaactcaagaaaacataaaacataaaaaagcagtTTTGTCTATTCAACTTTTCTGCGATAATTCAGCCCGAGATGCATCACATAAGAACAAAACTTCCGTTGTGCAGACCATTTCAGATTTAAGCATGTACATATTTATCTTATgaaacattacacattttaaaattaaagctTGAAAATTGCCCATAAGTCATTCAACACCAAGAATAAAACTAgccaatatttatatttcttcaAAGCATTAATAATTCTTCCTGGaaattaaaatttgtattcaaCATTTAGCaaaatgcagtttattaaaaCGATTTAACAAAAAATACGATGATATTATGATTTTATGTGGAAACACCATGTTTTGCGTGGTAACAATATCCTCTGAAATACTATGAAGAAATATTTAAGTAACGCATGGTGTACGAgtacataatacataaaaaagtacTGTAATAGCAACATGGTAAAATGATATTATTGCATGGCAGTAACATGGACTTTAACGCATGTACATTGGAAGTGACAAGGAACTCAACGTAAAATAtcgtaaaacacttttttttttttaaataaaatgcaatatcaATGCAAATGCAATATTTAGCCTCGCatataatagttttttaaaatgatACAAATTCAATAAATGTGATCATTTCCGTTCGAATTATAAAGCAAAAAGCTGTCATGTCAAATCTGTGGATCGACACATTACAGCATGTTACCTGCTGAGTGTTACAGAAGTAACCGGATATTGGTGACTGGTTCGGTTGCACATTATCTAGCCTAAATATACAATATTCGATATTTAATCCAGAACACACCAAACATGTTGTCCACTCTCAGGCACAAAGGCCTGGATAAGGCGCACGTACAGAACGCGAAGACAACAACCTTCGAGTAAACAACTCACCCAGTGTACACAAGCAGTCGTATCGTCGAGATTAATGGAACCGTAGTTGCACGACATTACTAATCACACGCATTAAAATAGAAATTGACAGTTAGAAATCttacattagattagattagaacaCAAGTTGGTCCATCAAACCACTTCCGCTTTTCTTGATCGAAGCACTTCCTGAGCGGTGGTACACTGGAAAAAATgcacgtcaaaataaaagacctCGAACAAGAAAAATAATGTGTCAATGTCTTGGTACAATGATAATGAAATTCATGTAGTTTCTAAAATACCAGGGTATTACAAATTTgaaagtacaatttttttttactttttgcattgcattactccattaataaattacatttaggaAAACACCAAATGTGAGCATGTGGATTTTTTTGTTTCTCTAAAAATGTCAAACTAAATTTGAAGCGACATCACAGATTTTTATTGTTAGTATAAGCATAGTTAAACATCCAACCTTGTCAACAATGTGGGTCTCTTTAACTcaatattattttcatgttaaaacACAACATAGGAGAGACATGTTGACTAGATGTCAggtaacagcatttattttcatGATACCAATAAGTCACTACAGCATGATGGATGTCAatagtttatttgtatattaataaGAACATCAGACATCAATGTTCATATCTGATCATCTTATAAATATTCAGTTGTAGAGCAGGAATGCAGGGGGAACATAACCTGTAAAGAAAGAAGAAAGTGTCACAGGTAAACCGTAATAAGTTTAACATACATCACCATCTGATTAATCACTGTACATCAGGATTACTTTTGTATTAcaaattttctgaaatgttatgtttaaaaatgcaaataacgCATTATTAAATGCATGCTCTAATTTGCctacatttccagaacagaaatctgaatTTTAGATAAACCCAGGTTCAAATTTCATGCTTCATTTGTTGATGGATCAAAGGTTTTTGAGTGCTAAAGGTTTTATCACTCTATGAATCAGAAAATACTATCGTCAAACAGAAATAATTCACTGTTTTTAAGACTGAAATGTTATAAGTCTGGTAAATAATCTATGAACCAACCTGACTGCAAAAACCTTGACAATATTGACGAAAAACTATAAAGCTTGTTGTAATAAGTGCTGCTGAAGAAGACTGGACTTTTGGATACTGGGAAAATGGTATTTGCAGATTAAATTGAATTCTACGAATGCAAATAGATAAAGATGTgtgataaaaaaattgttttgaaagtTTTCTATACACTAGATCTAAATAATACATTATGGAAGCCAAAACTGACCAATGCATGAAAGAAAATTATGGTATTAacag from Carassius carassius chromosome 17, fCarCar2.1, whole genome shotgun sequence includes the following:
- the LOC132160783 gene encoding zinc finger CCCH domain-containing protein 10-like, with translation MPDRDSSYLAGGGGTGVGTGVGDEGGSGTGGEGRVTGVGGSVGGNGGPGAMGGGGALGNGAFGSDLALDGVCRDFLRNVCKRGKRCRFRHPDFNEVPDLGVQKNEFIFCHDHQNKECVRTNCRFVHGSKEDEDYYKKTGELPLRLRGKVAAGLGLSPTDLPLSRGEVPICRDYLKGECQRGNKCKFRHVRKDYEYEAPPRVGVGCMMGVTGGVSGMVTAGGGGAGGVAGACGGMSGLVGGGVGNYMGMGCPNMGGCREQVMSGGGGGSLSGCMSMATAGHRRYDRGPCSVYDPLFENGMFEAGPVEAPVDHTALQFKRRRLEGLRLTDGTTGGHYDLGLQTTLSTRPLEYRLLEEENALLRKRVEELKKQVSNLIATNEVLLEQNARFRSQAKVMTLSSTPAPSEQSLVPPVGSVSSYNHGIAQTHTTLSSAGLQPRPVTQQDLVAPSGAPTAPPANTAPPTAPPPHLNPDSISAALAQTIAQGMAPPVSMAPVAVSVAPVAVSMAQPLPGITMSHATTPMVSYPIASQSMRITTLPH